The DNA region gatccagttccgtgagcttggtaaccagcttggaggggatgatggtattgaatgccgagcCGTAGtcaataaacaacagcctgacgtaagtgtttttattggtccagtgcagagtggagagccagtgagatcgcatcctccgtggACCTATTGTGACGGTCGGCAAACTgaagtgggtcgaggttcttattGAGGTAGTAGTTGATATGCcctataaccaacctctcaaagcaccatCACCACGGATGTTAGTGCCATTGATCGATAGTGCCATTGATCGATaggcattgaggcacgtcaccttgctcttctggggtaccggtattattgatgccctcttaaagcaggaggGAACCTCATACCTcagcagtgagagattgaaaatgtctgcaaaacccccagccagttggtccgcacaggttttgagaacttgacagggtataccatcaggtccaggcgctttccgagggttcaccccgctgaaggatcttctgacgtcggcctctgtgactgtgactgtgactgtaattCCATCagggcgaagatagacacaaaaacctggagtgaagaagggtctcgacctgaaatgtcacctattctgtaGCTCCCAAGTAGTACACGAGGCCCGAGATCATGGTTAAATACGGGGTTTATTTTCGGCTCCAACCAACCCGTGAGAACTGAGCCAAAAACAaggcaacaaaaaacaaaaacaaacaaaataaaaatgcagttTACAAAATACATGCATGTACGTCCATACAGCAACACAACACCACACTAACCAAGCAAATAAACAACATACCTCGTCCACTGCTTACTACTTAAGAGGTATTTCTTGGTTTCTTCTTAGTCATGGCTTCTGTGTGCGCCCACAACCGTGCCCCCCGGAAACTAAGTCGGCAATTAGTTCCCCCCTTAGGAACACTACTATTTCAGGTAGGAACCAAAAACCGTGAGGTTCAGAATTTAACTAACTGCCAATGTGGGGCAGTTACACTCCCaccaaatcacatgtgatttcttaAAACTTAGAGACATACATACTGCATATAAAATATTAGTTCAAAATATTATCTAACTATGGGTCTCTCCAGATGAACCGGTTTGGAGTCTATGTTGTCCTGCTGTGAGACCTCTTGAGGCGTGATCTGCTTGGTTCTCCTCAGAAGTTACATGCCTCCATTGTGCAGACTCTGTGCTTCGCGTGATGCGTTCCACGCGGTTTGCTACGAACACGTGGAATCTTCTGGCTTCATTACTGATGTATCCAAGTAAAACCTTTGAATCAGTCCAGAAGATTTCTTGACGGCATTCTACTTCGAGCTCTTTCTTGAGCATGACACTGATGCGGACAGCTACCACTGCTGCTGACAGCTCTAGTCTTGGTATGGTCGTCACCTTAGTAGGGGCGACTCTTGACTTTCCCATTACTTAGGTACAGTGGACTTCACCTGATGTGCTGACCGCTCTGCGATATGAGCAAACTCCATAGCCCGTCACACTGGCATCGGAGAAATGGTGGAGCTCATAGTGCTGGACATTGAAACTTGGTGGAGCGTAGCATCTCCAGATCTTCACACCAGCCAGGTTTTTCAAGTCTTGGAGCCAAGATTCCCACAGGGGTAGAAGGTCATCTGGTAAGGTGTTATCCCAACTGAGCTTGTCACGACACATCTGCTGCAAGATCTGCTTTCCTACCAAGATGAAGGGTGCCACAAATCCGAGCGGGTCATACACTGAGGCAACCGTGGACAAGACTCCTCTTTGGGTGAATGGATTTTCTTTGACAATTACCCTGAACTGGAATTCGTCAGAAGCCACAGACCACTGGACACCGAGTGCTCTATCCATGTGTTGTTCTCCCAGTGCCATGTCCAGGTCCTTGGCAGCTTCAGCACATTCCTCTTTAGGGATTGTGGCTAGGACTTCCTTGCTGTTAGAGATGAACTTATGTAGCCAAAGTTTGCCTGTGCTACATAGCTCTCTCGCTTCTTTCACTAGTTTGATTGCTTGCCTTTCAGATGCTACACTTGCCAAGCCATCATCCACATAGAAATTCTTCTGGATGAATTGGATGGTGTCTTCACTGAAGCGTCCTCGTCCTTCAGCGGCCAGGTGTTTGAGTCCAAAGTTGGCACAGCCAGGAGAGGAAACTGCACCAAACAAGTGGACTTTCATCCGATAGATGGAGGGTTGTGCTTCAAGATTTCCATTCTCCCACCATAGGAAACGTAGGTAATCCTGATCTTCTGCCTTTACATGGAACTGATGAAACATGCGTTCTATGTCACACATGATCGCCACTGGACCTCTACGAAAACGACAAAGGACTCCCAACAAGGTGTTCGTCAACTCTGGACCTGTCAGGAGATGATCATTCAAGGCTGTCTCTTGATACCTCGCGGAACAGTCAAAAACGACACGAATTTTCCCAGGCTTTTGCGGATGATACACCCCATGGTGGGGAATGTACCATGCTGGAGCTTTACTGACGTCTTCTTGTGAGACCTTTTCTGCATCTCCACGGGTTATGGTCTCGTCCATGAAGGTCTTGTAGTCTTTGTAATACTGTTCATTTCTTTTCAGCTTCCTTTCTAGGCACCTGAGACGATGGATGGCACATATCTTGTTGTCTGGTAAGTTGGGTCTTTCTTTCTTAAACGGCAGTGGCATCTCATAGTGACCATCCTCCTTGAGCCTGATGCCTTTTTCCATCCTTGACAGGAATCGGAGGTCTTCTTGAGAGATGTTGCCTTCCTCTGAAATTCTTTCCACAAAGTCAGCTTCCAGCACCTTGATGACAGCTGCAGGTGAGACTACTTCCTTGATCTGTGTTCTACAGACATAATGCACTTCGCTTGTGAGGTTTGAAGAGGACTGAATACCTGATATCACTTGCTTCACGATAACCTGGTGACTCACTCCAATAGCATCTCCATAATCGAGACATAGGTTGCCATAACCCACTACACTCCAGCCCAAGTCGGTTTTCAGTGCAAAGGGCTGATTTTCTTCACCAGGTAGCACTTGTCTTGGGACGAGAGCTTGAGGACAGTTGTAGCCAATTAGTAAGCCAACGTCGCAGCTTTGATGTGGAGCTATGTCATCTGCGATGTGTTCGAGATGAGGCCATGCCTTTGCAGTCTCTGGTGAGGGAATATGATCTCTGTTTGCAGGTATGAATTCTCTTGTGTAGGTCACTGGCAGCTGGATTATCTTGTCTGAGTAAAATCCTCTTACTTGTAGACCAGTCAGTTTCCTACAGGACACAACTGTGTTTCTTGAAGCCATTGTGGAGAGCTTTAGCTGAACTGGTTCGTTCTTCACGTGtagagcttttgcagtgtcttctAGGAGAAAGGTTGTGTCACTCTGTGTATCCAGAAGTGCATACACAAGAACTTCACGATTAGGCTCACTTGTGGCTGACACCCAcactgggatgatggtggacGTATGGGTGTCTTTGacatgctggatgactctattGGATGTTGCTTCAGGTGAGGTTCTTGTTGTCTTATCTTGTGATCGGTTCATCTTGCCTTCCGTTGACCGCTCACGGTCTCTTGCTTCATTAGGccttgttaacatccttccttcCTTGGTGCGATTGTCGTGGAGGCAAGTTGGATGTCTCCTTTCACATGTATTGCAGATCATTCTGTTTTCACATTCCTTTGAGCGATGGCCAGACTTCAGACAGCCAAAGCACAACTTCCTTTCTTGAACAAACTTGACTCGTTCAGAGACCGTCTCATCCATGAATTTGTAACACTTGTGTAGACTGTGACCTTCCCTCTCACAGAACACACAGCTTGTGGCGACAGCCTTCTCATCAGAGTTTGTTACCAATACCTTTGCTCCAGGACCTCTGTTCATTGAAGCCTTGCTCTTCTCAACTTCCCTTGGTTTTAGAGCGTAGAGGGACGTTATCGGGTTGCAAGCAATTTTTGCTTCACGTGTGAGGAACTTGACGAATTGGCTGAAGCTTGGGAACCTGTGACTTTGTTCTTCCACTTCTATGACTTTCCTGTTCCATCTTGAGGTCAGCCAGTCTGGAAGTTTAGCAAGCATTTTCTGATTCTCGTTGCAGTCATTGATACCTCAAGACCTCTAATCTGAGACATGGCGGCCTCACAGCTGCGaaggaagtcagtgagttcttgaAGTTCTAAACTGCCTTTGGAGCTTATCTTGGGCCATGAATCAAGCTTGTCTCTGAAGGCTTTGGCGATGAGGAATGGATTGCCATATCTCTCTTCTAGGATGGTCCACGCTGCATGATAGGCTGACTCTGTGCCTAGCAGAAAGTAACTCTCTATGGCCTTCTTGGCAGCTCCACCCACATACCTTCGCAGATAATATATCCTTTCTTCACCTGGTAGGTTTTTCTTGTCAATTAATGTCTGAAAGGAAACCTTCCAGTCATTGAATCTGAGTGGGTCGCCGTTGAACGTTGACGGTTCCGGTATAGGAAGACGACTCGCACTGATGGACTCTGCAAACACTCTCACAAGAGCTGCTGTGCTATCTTCTTGTTTTGGAAGTGTCATAGCTTGTGGTGGAGGGTGATGCTTCGACAGGTTACTTTCCTGGTTGACTTCCTTCTTCTCCTTCAGAGAGACGTGTTGATAGAGCAGCTCGTCTATTTCATCGTCTGAGCATTCACTCTGCTTATATACTTGCTGTCGTGCCTTGGCAGCCTTTAGCTTCCCTATTGTCTCCAATCGCACtatttgtctgcgtttggcctcTAGCACCCTTTTTCTCTCTGCATCTTCCGCTTCAAGTCTTTCAAGTTCTATAATATCCTGTTCTTGCTCTAGCAGCGCTTGTAATGTGGCTTCATTGGCTGCGACTTCAGCAGCGGCTTCTAGTCTGTGTGCAGAAGACTGGCTTGAATGTCTGGATGTGATTTTTGAGTTGCCCTGAGAACGAGCAGAGGACTGAGAGGATTTGGTGCGGTGAGATTTGATGCTCATCTTATCTGAGGCTGCAGACTTGAACACAGATTCTGTATCTTTAACACCTTGTTCTTCATCCACTTGACATTCACTCTTTCCCGTGTTTAGATAACCTCTTGCCGTTTTGATTATCTTCTTTGTTACTGCTTCACAGGTGTCTACTCTGCGACGTGTGTCATGATCTAGAATGTCGATGCGTCTCAGCTCTTCATAAACAGCGTTCAGATTCTTTGAAGCATTGCTTACCTTGGTGATGTGTTCATTCAGCAGGTTGTTTGAGCATTGACCACTCAGCGCCCCTTTGGCGTCCTTAATGACAGCCTTCCACTTCTCGTAGCTCACACTGAAACGGTGTGCAACCTTTCTTCTTTGCTCATCGTGCAGTTCTTGGCCCTTTTTCCGTTAGCTTGCGGACTCTTTGGCCTCTTTGTGGCTCTTGTGAGGAAGTGTGGATATCATCTCCAGTGCCTTTGGTCGTTTGTGGTTGTGCGTCTGGGCAGTGCTGTTTCGTGTCATCACCTTCATCATCTTCTCTGTCACTTTCAGAGGATAGCTCAAACTCTGACATTTTacttggtttactttagtttggtttaaatcTAATATTTTCTTATGTTGAGTAAGTACCTAATTAATAAATAATTTTTATAGTGTTATCAACTTAAATCACTATGAGTGATAATTAGACAAATAAAGGTATCAACTCTTCCACATAAAGTTACATATGCATTAAACACTTGTTAAGTAACAGAAATGCACATTATATCTCAGTCTCTTGTGCAAAACACTTAAAGTCCTTTAGTTGTAGAAAATAACAACATCAACTTattcaatgaaaatgtagaaaaTATATCAGTCTCTTGTGCAAAACACGTGTTTTCTTAACAGCAATATTCACACTAGGGGCACTTGGGCCTTCCTGTGGGCTTGCTCTTGTGTTTCGGCGTAGGTGGTGGTAGAAGATACACACGCAGCATGGATATGGTTCGTCTCTTCTCGGCTGCTGCCGTCTGGTGACGTCCTCCTCGGCTACTCATGCAGAGCAGTCGAGTTCTCACTGTAGCTCCCAAGTAGTACACGAGGCCCGAGATCGTGGTTAAATACGGGGTTTATTTTCGGCTCCAACCAACCCGTGAGAACTGAGCCAAAAACAaggcaacaaaaaacaaaaacaaacaaaataaaaatgcagttTACAAAATACATGCATGTACGTCCATACAGCAACACAACACCACACTAACCAAGCAAATAAACAACATACCTCGTCCACTGCTTACTACTTAAGAGGTATTTCTTGGTTTCTTCTTAGTCATGGCTTCTGTGTGCGCCCACAACCGTGCCCCCCGGAAACTAAGTCGGCAATTAGTTCCCCCCTTAGGAACACTACTATTTCAGGTAGGAACCAAAAACCGTGAGGTTCAGAATTTAACTAACTGCCGATGTGGGGCAgttacatattccttctctccagaaatgctgcctttcccgctgagttatagctttttgtgtctattttctccagatgatccggtttcctcccacattccaaagacgtacaggtttgttaggttaattggcttctgtaaattgcccctagtaagtAGGAACTAAAActcgggtgattgatagtcaacatcgacttggtggggcgaagggcctatttctatgctgtatctctattaaACTAAAAACCCGCATGTTATTTTTGTACATTGCCTATGTTGTGAGGGCGGAAATCATTTTGTTTTGCAGAGAAACTCAGCGTTGAACACCCAATTGTAGCTACCCTGGAGAATATAATGGTCAGTTGCCTTTGACATCactgagtttttaagaaggaactgcatgtgctggaaaatcaaaggtagacaaaagtgctggagaaactcagcgggtgcagcagcatctatggagcaaaggaaataggcaatctgaagaagaatttcggcccaaaacgttgcctatttccttcgctccatacatgctgctgcacccgctgagtttctccagcatttttgtctaccttcgacatcACTGACACAGGTTGTCTAACACTGGCAACACAAGAGGTCGCTGTTCCATGACGAGCAACTCAAAATACACCCCAGATTTCCCAGATTTTGAAAATACATTTTCTCCCCTCAATTTTCTTTTGCTCAAAACTGCCTTGGTTCGTTGTGATCAGCAAACATTTTAGCATTTATTTTCATACGTTGATTAATATTTCAGAGTTGCAGCATTAGCATTGGGATGTGTTCTTTCGGTATATTAAAACTAATATTTGACAAATTCTTATTAAAACAAGTACAAGATCAGGAAGATTTAAGTTGTGCTTCATGGAAGTTgtccacaatcacaatcacaatcattcGCGCCATTTATACTGTTACTGGGTAAATTACTTGAAAAATCAATTGGAAACTTTACCCCACGGAATTtttaaaagattgaaaaaactgctgtctcctccccttctcagctctccctcagccttcgggctcctcctctttctttttcctttcttgtccccgcctcccccccaccctccatcatagggtcacgagattgatccctgggatggtgggactgtcatataaccatataaccatataacaattacagcacggaaacaggccatctcgacccttctagtccgtgctgaacacataatctcccctagtcccatagacctgcgctcagaccataaccctccattcccttcccatccatataactatccaatttatttttaaatgataaaaacgaacctgcctccaccaccttcactggaagctcattccacacagctactactctctgagtaaagaagttccccctcatgttacccctaaacttcagtcccttaattctcatgtcatgtccccttgtttgaatcttccctactctcagtgggaaaagcttatgaggaaagattgaaaagactaggcttgtattcactggagtttggaaggatgaggggatacttatataaaattataaaaggactgtacaagctagatgcaggaaaaatgttcccaatgttgggcgagtccagaagcagggaccacagtcttagaataaaggggagggcatttaatgctgaggtgagaaaaaactttttcacccagagagttgcgaactcatggaattccctgccacagagggcagtggaggccaagtcactggatggatttaagagagagttagatagagctctaggggccagtggagtcaatggatatggggagaaggcaggcacgggttattgacgatcagccatgatcacaatgaatggtggtgctggctcgaagggccgaatggcctcctcctgcacctattttctatgtttctattttagcatcatctgcaaactaggccacaaagctttcaatccccttatccaaatcattaatatacaacatgaagagaagcggccccagcaccgacccttgcggaactccactagtcaatagacaatagacaataggtgcaggagtaggccattcggcccttcgaaccagcaccgccattcaatgtaatcatggttgatcacccccaatcagtaccctgttcctgccttctccccatatcccctgactccgctatttttaagagccctatctagctctctcttgaaagcatccagagaacccgcctctactgccatctgaggcagagaattccacagactcaccactcactgtgagaaaaggtgtttcctcatctgcgttctaaatggcttactccttattcttaaactgtgtcccatggttctggactcccccaacatcaggaacatgtttcctgcctctagcgtgtccaaacccttaacaatcttatatgtttcaatgagatcctctctaatccttctaaactccagagtgtacaagcccagctgctccattctctcagcatatggcagtcccgccatcccgggaattaaccttgtaaacctccgctgcactccctcaatagcaagaatgtccttcctcaaattaggggaccaaaactgtacacaatactccaggtgtggtctcactggggctctgtacaactgcagaaggacctctttgctcctatattcgattcctcttgttataaaggccaacatgccatttgctgtcttcactgcctgctgtacctgcatgcttactttcatagactgatgtacaaggacccccagatcccgttgtactttcccttttcccaacttaatgccatttagatagtattgGCAAATTGGCCATTTAGATAGTCACTGGCAAAAAACCTTAAAAACCTGcattttattgcaactctttgttATCTGCCATCCAACcagcctgctatccatgctagtatcttccctttaatacgatgggctctcatcttccctagCAGCCTGGCACCCTATCGAAgtccttctgaaaatctaggtaaacaacatctacagcctccccctctgtctgtcctgctattaacatcctcaaagaactccagcagattcgtcaggcaagatctacCCTTCGCAAAACCATGCtaacttcggcctattttatcgtgaacttccaaGTACTGCGTAACCTCATCCTATATAATTAACTCTAAAATCTTATCAACCACCGAAGTCGGGTTAACCGGCCTATACTGTAGTtctcttctgctttgctcccttcttgtactgCGGCGTGATATTCACAGttttccaatcttcaggaaccactcctaactctagtgattcttgaaatatcacaactaatgcctccacaatctctgaggCCACCTCCTTCAGAACCACCGGGTCCAGGTGACTAACCCACCCTCAGACCTTTCAGTTTTCCTAGCACCTTCTCCTTAATTATCGCCACTCTACTGACTTCCACCCCCTGATCCTCTAGGACTGCATGCACACTGCTGGTGTCTTCCATTGTGAAGATTAATGCAAAAAAGTGAactcaattcctctgccatttctgaaTTTCCTTTTATCACTTCTCCTGTATCATTCTCCAGTGACCGAATGTCCACTCTCGCCtcttttttactctttatatatccgtagaaactcttgctatcctcttttatattgttGGCTAGCTCacattcatacttcatcttttctatccctattgccttttttgttaccttttggtgttttttaaaaacattccaatcctctagcttcccattAATCTTTACAATGTTATATGCTTTCTCTTTTTGCTTTTATGTTGTCCttgacctcccttgtcagccatgattGTCTTATTCTTCCCCTTGGAATCTCTCTTCCtccttggaatgaaatgatcctgcaccttctggatTATCCGCTGAAATTTCTACCATTGCTGCCCTACCGTCAATCCTACTAAAGCCCCTTTCCAGTTCcaccctcatgcctctgtagtcacaTTTGCTC from Leucoraja erinacea ecotype New England chromosome 6, Leri_hhj_1, whole genome shotgun sequence includes:
- the LOC129697933 gene encoding uncharacterized protein LOC129697933; the encoded protein is MNRGPGAKVLVTNSDEKAVATSCVFCEREGHSLHKCYKFMDETVSERVKFVQERKLCFGCLKSGHRSKECENRMICNTCERRHPTCLHDNRTKEGRMLTRPNEARDRERSTEGKMNRSQDKTTRTSPEATSNRVIQHVKDTHTSTIIPVWVSATSEPNREVLVYALLDTQSDTTFLLEDTAKALHVKNEPVQLKLSTMASRNTVVSCRKLTGLQVRGFYSDKIIQLPVTYTREFIPANRDHIPSPETAKAWPHLEHIADDIAPHQSCDVGLLIGYNCPQALVPRQVLPGEENQPFALKTDLGWSVVGYGNLCLDYGDAIGVSHQVIVKQVISGIQSSSNLTSEVHYVCRTQIKEVVSPAAVIKVLEADFVERISEEGNISQEDLRFLSRMEKGIRLKEDGHYEMPLPFKKERPNLPDNKICAIHRLRCLERKLKRNEQYYKDYKTFMDETITRGDAEKVSQEDVSKAPAWYIPHHGVYHPQKPGKIRVVFDCSARYQETALNDHLLTGPELTNTLLGVLCRFRRGPVAIMCDIERMFHQFHVKAEDQDYLRFLWWENGNLEAQPSIYRMKVHLFGAVSSPGCANFGLKHLAAEGRGRFSEDTIQFIQKNFYVDDGLASVASERQAIKLVKEARELCSTGKLWLHKFISNSKEVLATIPKEECAEAAKDLDMALGEQHMDRALGVQWSVASDEFQFRVIVKENPFTQRGVLSTVASVYDPLGFVAPFILVGKQILQQMCRDKLSWDNTLPDDLLPLWESWLQDLKNLAGVKIWRCYAPPSFNVQHYELHHFSDASVTGYGVCSYRRAVSTSGEVHCT
- the LOC129697814 gene encoding uncharacterized protein LOC129697814 — its product is MSIKSHRTKSSQSSARSQGNSKITSRHSSQSSAHRLEAAAEVAANEATLQALLEQEQDIIELERLEAEDAERKRVLEAKRRQIVRLETIGKLKAAKARQQVYKQSECSDDEIDELLYQHVSLKEKKEVNQESNLSKHHPPPQAMTLPKQEDSTAALVRVFAESISASRLPIPEPSTFNGDPLRFNDWKVSFQTLIDKKNLPGEERIYYLRRYVGGAAKKAIESYFLLGTESAYHAAWTILEERYGNPFLIAKAFRDKLDSWPKISSKGSLELQELTDFLRSCEAAMSQIRGLEVSMTATRIRKCLLNFQTG